The following are encoded together in the Oreochromis niloticus isolate F11D_XX linkage group LG12, O_niloticus_UMD_NMBU, whole genome shotgun sequence genome:
- the LOC100710498 gene encoding nicotinamide riboside kinase 1 isoform X2, translating into MKTLIVGIGGMTNGGKTTLATSLQEQIPNSCIIAQDSYFKDDSEVPVDSNGFKQYDILEALHMQMMMRDVDSWRRDPESFFRQQGLESQLIPPSVDKEVFVLIVEGFLIFNYRPLDELFDKKYFMEIPYDACKRRRSLRVYTPPDPPGYFDGYVWPMYLKNREEIESDTSEFVFLDGLKPKEELLAAVYKDICQEIQRLRAARKPLNSKSNTPVDCEHFQAVFPSLLLASGMTYQVSACLLLTKYSS; encoded by the exons ATGAAGACACTAATTGTAGGAATTGGTGG gatGACCAATGGAGGAAAAACTACACTTGCCACAAGTCTGCAAGAGCAAATACCCAACAGCTGCATCATTGCACAGGATTCATATTTTAAG GATGACTCTGAGGTGCCGGTGGACAGCAATGGGTTCAAGCAATATGACA TCCTCGAGGCTCTGCACATGCAGATGATGATGAGGGACGTTGACTCCTGGCGAAGAGATCCCGAGTCGTTTTTCAGACAGCAAGGCCTGGAGAGCCAGCTTATACCACCATCAGTCGATAAGGAGGTGTTCGTGCTCATAGTGGAAGGCTTCCTCATTTTCAACTACAG GCCTCTGGATGAATTGTTTGACAAAAAATATTTCATGGAAATACCTTATGATGCCTGCAAGAGGAGACGAAG TTTAAGAGTGTACACACCTCCTGATCCTCCTGGCTACTTCGACGGATACGTGTGGCCAATGTACCTGAAAAACCGAGAAGAGATCGAGAGCGACACATCGGAATTTG taTTTCTGGATGGTTTGAAGCCAAAAGAAGAGCTGCTGGCAGCTGTGTATAAAGATATTTGTCAGGAAATACAAAGACTCAGAG CTGCCAGGAAACCTTTGAACTCCAAGTCAAACACTCCTGTGGACTGTGAGCACTTCcaggcagtttttccttctttactaCTTGCAAGTGGAATGACTTACCAGGTCTCCGCCTGCCTCCTGTTGACCAAGTACTCCTCTTGA
- the LOC100710498 gene encoding nicotinamide riboside kinase 1 isoform X3: MKTLIVGIGGMTNGGKTTLATSLQEQIPNSCIIAQDSYFKDDSEVPVDSNGFKQYDILEALHMQMMMRDVDSWRRDPESFFRQQGLESQLIPPSVDKEVFVLIVEGFLIFNYRPLDELFDKKYFMEIPYDACKRRRSLRVYTPPDPPGYFDGYVWPMYLKNREEIESDTSEFVFLDGLKPKEELLAAVYKDICQEIQRLREKN; encoded by the exons ATGAAGACACTAATTGTAGGAATTGGTGG gatGACCAATGGAGGAAAAACTACACTTGCCACAAGTCTGCAAGAGCAAATACCCAACAGCTGCATCATTGCACAGGATTCATATTTTAAG GATGACTCTGAGGTGCCGGTGGACAGCAATGGGTTCAAGCAATATGACA TCCTCGAGGCTCTGCACATGCAGATGATGATGAGGGACGTTGACTCCTGGCGAAGAGATCCCGAGTCGTTTTTCAGACAGCAAGGCCTGGAGAGCCAGCTTATACCACCATCAGTCGATAAGGAGGTGTTCGTGCTCATAGTGGAAGGCTTCCTCATTTTCAACTACAG GCCTCTGGATGAATTGTTTGACAAAAAATATTTCATGGAAATACCTTATGATGCCTGCAAGAGGAGACGAAG TTTAAGAGTGTACACACCTCCTGATCCTCCTGGCTACTTCGACGGATACGTGTGGCCAATGTACCTGAAAAACCGAGAAGAGATCGAGAGCGACACATCGGAATTTG taTTTCTGGATGGTTTGAAGCCAAAAGAAGAGCTGCTGGCAGCTGTGTATAAAGATATTTGTCAGGAAATACAAAGACTCAGAG agaaaaactga